A window from Musa acuminata AAA Group cultivar baxijiao chromosome BXJ3-10, Cavendish_Baxijiao_AAA, whole genome shotgun sequence encodes these proteins:
- the LOC104000318 gene encoding uncharacterized protein LOC104000318: MGERKRHNGSFLCFAAVVPEDEVEPRCGDVEPNKGSYPRRRWRSRILARIFRSSASVASLNRGEKEEKEPKLDSSDRKLADDDDERAASIFSSSSYSASALSSSSSSSSSSTSSRLSLASLVALRESAVPRARQKMTPPPRKAPLGPARNRGGATGIFLLVASLSVMVFWGRLCSILCTSSWLFFVACQFSSGRPATTAKEVKDWTPSAELHRRRILVEHAVEKKRVVLEGLLQRNQKLTNKY; the protein is encoded by the exons ATGGGGGAAAGGAAGAGGCACAACGGCAGCTTCCTCTGTTTCGCTGCCGTGGTTCCTGAGGACGAGGTGGAGCCGCGCTGCGGTGATGTTGAACCGAATAAGGGAAGCTACCCCCGGCGGCGCTGGAGGAGTCGGATTCTTGCCAGGATTTTTCGGTCATCGGCTTCGGTTGCCTCTCTG AATCGTGGAGAGAAAGAGGAAAAGGAGCCGAAATTGGATTCATCAGATCGGAAATTGGCGGATGACGACGACGAGAGGGCAGCATCGATCTTTTCCTCTTCCTCATATTCCGCCTCGgcgttgtcttcttcttcttcctcctcctcctcctccacttccTCTCGCTTGTCGCTGGCGAGCTTGGTGGCGCTCCGGGAGTCCGCGGTGCCGAGGGCACGGCAGAAGATGACACCACCTCCCAGAAAGGCCCCGCTGGGGCCAGCGAGAAATAGAGGTGGGGCCACGGGGATCTTTCTGCTCGTAGCGAGCCTCTCGGTGATGGTCTTTTGGGGCCGGCTTTGCTCGATCCTGTGCACGTCGTCGTGGCTCTTCTTCGTCGCGTGCCAGTTCTCCAGCGGCAGACCAGCAACGACCGCAAAGGAGGTGAAGGATTGGACGCCATCGGCGGAGCTCCACCGGAGGAGGATTCTGGTGGAGCACGCGGTGGAGAAGAAGCGGGTCGTCTTGGAGGGCCTCTTGCAAAGAAACCAAAAATtaacaaataaatattaa